A region from the uncultured Macellibacteroides sp. genome encodes:
- a CDS encoding amidohydrolase, translating into MAENLRVSMVQSHIIWEDRNENLGYYGELLRRISGKTDLAVLPETFSTGFTMNVEPLADEADGITVNTIKKWAADYKMAVAGSFIAKDNGKYYNRAFFITPEGDSLFYDKRHLFQMGDEDQYFTAGDKRLVVSYRGWNICLLVCYDLRFPVWSRNVNNEYDLLIYCANWPEARKKVWKILLQARAIENMSYVCGVNRVGIDGKGFTYRGDSLIISPKGKKLADAGKREEVTRTVSLSMDEISELRSKFPAWKDADDFTINLKNE; encoded by the coding sequence ATGGCTGAAAATTTACGCGTAAGCATGGTCCAATCTCATATTATTTGGGAAGACAGAAACGAAAACCTTGGTTATTACGGTGAACTACTCAGACGGATAAGCGGAAAAACCGACCTGGCTGTTCTGCCTGAAACTTTTTCTACGGGATTTACAATGAATGTTGAGCCTCTTGCTGATGAGGCGGATGGAATAACGGTAAATACAATCAAAAAGTGGGCTGCAGATTACAAAATGGCAGTTGCTGGTAGTTTTATCGCTAAAGACAATGGTAAATATTATAATCGAGCTTTTTTTATTACCCCCGAAGGCGATTCCTTGTTTTATGATAAAAGACATCTCTTTCAGATGGGAGACGAAGACCAGTATTTTACTGCCGGAGATAAGCGTTTAGTCGTTTCTTACCGGGGTTGGAACATTTGTCTTTTGGTGTGTTATGATTTGCGTTTTCCGGTTTGGAGCCGCAATGTAAACAATGAATACGATTTGTTGATCTATTGTGCAAACTGGCCGGAAGCGCGAAAGAAGGTCTGGAAGATATTGCTTCAAGCACGTGCAATAGAGAATATGTCGTATGTTTGTGGTGTTAACCGTGTTGGTATCGACGGAAAAGGGTTTACTTACCGCGGAGATTCATTGATAATATCACCTAAAGGAAAGAAGCTGGCCGACGCTGGTAAAAGGGAAGAAGTAACCCGTACCGTATCGCTTTCTATGGATGAAATTTCAGAACTACGTTCTAAGTTCCCAGCTTGGAAAGATGCCGATGACTTTACAATAAATTTGAAAAATGAATAA
- a CDS encoding 1-acyl-sn-glycerol-3-phosphate acyltransferase, with protein sequence MRVALSKFLLRLAGWKLGPIGEDVPKCVVCVAPHTSNWDFVIGKLFYSALDRDAGFLIKKEWFFFPFNLFFGWLGGVPVDRNKRTSVTDQMVEEFAKRDSFHLGITPEGTRKKVTEWKKGFYYIAHKANVPIVLAYLDYKKKEAGVKAVFYPTGNTEEDIETIRSYYRGVQGRNAENFVEK encoded by the coding sequence ATGAGAGTAGCGCTAAGTAAATTTCTGCTTCGTTTAGCAGGATGGAAGTTGGGGCCAATAGGAGAAGATGTTCCAAAGTGTGTTGTGTGTGTGGCTCCTCACACAAGTAACTGGGACTTTGTAATTGGAAAACTGTTTTATTCGGCGCTTGACCGTGATGCAGGGTTTCTAATTAAGAAGGAATGGTTTTTTTTCCCGTTTAACTTGTTTTTTGGATGGCTTGGCGGTGTACCGGTAGATCGCAATAAACGAACTTCTGTAACCGACCAGATGGTTGAAGAGTTTGCTAAAAGGGATTCATTCCATCTTGGTATTACTCCCGAAGGTACTAGAAAAAAAGTAACTGAATGGAAAAAAGGTTTTTATTATATTGCTCATAAAGCAAATGTCCCTATTGTTTTAGCTTACTTGGATTATAAAAAAAAGGAAGCCGGTGTAAAGGCTGTTTTTTATCCGACAGGTAATACAGAAGAAGATATTGAAACCATTCGTAGTTATTATCGTGGAGTTCAAGGCCGTAATGCGGAAAACTTTGTAGAGAAATAA
- the queF gene encoding preQ(1) synthase, translated as MNEQELSLLGGKTVYKSDYTPEVLEAFTNKHQDNDYWVRFNCPEFTSLCPITGQPDFATIYIDYIPDIKMVESKSLKLYLFSFRNHGAFHEDCVNIIMKDLIRLMEPKYIEVKGIFTPRGGISIYPFCNYGRKGTKYEGLAEKRLFAHNS; from the coding sequence ATGAACGAGCAAGAATTAAGCTTACTAGGAGGCAAAACCGTATATAAAAGTGACTATACGCCCGAAGTCCTTGAGGCTTTCACAAACAAGCATCAGGACAACGATTATTGGGTACGCTTCAATTGTCCCGAATTTACAAGTTTATGCCCGATTACCGGTCAACCCGATTTTGCAACGATATATATAGACTATATTCCTGACATAAAAATGGTCGAGAGTAAAAGTTTAAAACTATATTTATTTAGCTTCCGTAATCATGGTGCTTTTCATGAAGACTGTGTAAACATTATCATGAAAGACTTAATAAGACTTATGGAACCCAAATACATCGAAGTTAAAGGAATCTTCACGCCTAGAGGTGGTATCAGCATTTACCCGTTCTGTAACTATGGCAGAAAAGGAACTAAATACGAAGGACTCGCAGAAAAACGTCTTTTCGCGCACAACTCATAA
- a CDS encoding DUF1080 domain-containing protein, producing MKRMIPVKAVLATIACTACVGLQAQEQYPQPEKMTPGMSEYWTPQPSVVTPGTTSSNAFLSAPSDAIILFDGKDLSAWKSVNTGGQAEWTVKNGAFTVNKKAGDIQTKDEFNDFQLHIEWQIPANISGKSQARGNSGIFLQGKYEIQVLDCYENQTYVNGQTGSIYKQTPPLANAMRKPGEWNVYDIIYTAPVFKEDGTYRVPPRVTVIQNGIVLQNNTTILGTTEYIGFPKVVKHGAGPIVLQSHGDPSEPISFRNVWLRKL from the coding sequence ATTAAACGTATGATCCCCGTGAAAGCGGTTTTGGCCACGATTGCATGTACTGCATGTGTAGGCTTGCAGGCTCAAGAACAATATCCTCAACCAGAAAAAATGACTCCAGGAATGTCTGAATACTGGACACCGCAACCAAGTGTTGTAACTCCCGGAACGACTTCTTCCAATGCTTTTCTTAGTGCACCTTCGGATGCTATCATTCTTTTTGACGGCAAAGATCTTTCCGCATGGAAGAGTGTTAATACTGGAGGACAAGCTGAATGGACCGTTAAAAATGGAGCTTTCACTGTAAATAAAAAAGCTGGGGACATTCAAACTAAAGACGAATTTAACGATTTCCAGCTTCATATTGAATGGCAAATTCCAGCAAACATTTCCGGGAAAAGTCAGGCAAGAGGTAACAGCGGCATCTTTTTACAAGGAAAGTACGAAATCCAGGTTTTAGATTGTTATGAAAACCAAACCTACGTAAATGGTCAGACCGGAAGTATTTACAAACAAACCCCTCCTCTCGCCAATGCCATGCGTAAACCAGGCGAATGGAATGTATACGATATTATTTATACGGCACCTGTATTTAAGGAAGATGGCACCTACCGTGTACCACCTCGTGTAACAGTAATTCAAAATGGCATAGTTCTTCAAAACAACACTACAATACTTGGAACAACCGAATATATTGGTTTTCCAAAAGTAGTAAAACATGGAGCAGGTCCGATAGTTCTTCAGTCTCACGGAGATCCAAGCGAACCAATTAGCTTCAGAAATGTTTGGTTAAGAAAATTATAA
- a CDS encoding glycosyltransferase: MSTPITTPTYLFESSWEVCNKVGGIYTVLSTKAYSLKKIFNDNAIFIGPDLWSEESAADFIKDDLLFAEWKQHAETTDQLNIKVGRWDVPGNPPVILVDFKPFYKDKDKLFYSLWESYKVNSINAYGDYDESCIFAYSVGKVIESFYHYFKLSNQPVVAQFNEWMLGMGALYIQKQLPAVATIFTTHATSIGRSIAGNNKALYAYMDGYNGDQMAYELNMEAKHSLEKQAAIHSDCFTTVSDITAYECKKLLQKEPDVVTPNGFELNFVPEGDDYVNKRKEARSKLIRVAEKLFGSPVSENAILISTSGRYEYRNKGIDIFIDAMSHIRTSGELQREMIAFIMVPANVYDARADLKEILAQDYETKAPLQTPFITHWLYDMEHDKIVNHIRQAGFTNAASDKIKIVYVPCYLSGNDGIFNTAYYDLLIGMDATIYPSYYEPWGYTPMESIAFGIPTITTNLAGFGLWAKHFESGNDLNEGVQVIERTDFNYFEVADSIAASILSLSHKDKKERNEIHKHCFDLSKEATWNKFILYYEKAFDKSLVNANKRIVKH; the protein is encoded by the coding sequence ATGAGTACACCTATAACTACGCCAACTTATTTATTTGAAAGCAGCTGGGAAGTCTGCAATAAGGTAGGCGGAATATACACCGTATTGTCCACCAAAGCATATAGTCTCAAAAAAATCTTCAACGATAATGCTATTTTTATCGGACCAGACTTATGGTCCGAAGAATCTGCCGCAGATTTTATTAAAGATGATCTCCTTTTTGCAGAATGGAAACAGCACGCGGAAACTACAGACCAGTTAAATATTAAAGTTGGCAGATGGGATGTTCCAGGAAATCCACCTGTTATTTTGGTCGATTTCAAGCCTTTCTATAAAGACAAGGATAAACTATTCTACTCTCTTTGGGAATCATACAAAGTAAATTCGATTAACGCTTACGGCGATTACGATGAATCCTGTATATTTGCCTATTCGGTTGGAAAAGTAATCGAAAGCTTCTACCACTATTTTAAGCTGAGTAATCAACCTGTAGTCGCTCAATTTAATGAGTGGATGCTTGGAATGGGCGCGCTATATATACAAAAACAACTTCCTGCTGTTGCTACGATTTTTACAACACACGCAACTTCAATCGGGAGGTCTATTGCCGGCAACAATAAGGCTCTCTATGCCTATATGGATGGGTACAATGGAGATCAGATGGCTTACGAGCTAAACATGGAAGCCAAGCACTCTCTGGAAAAACAAGCAGCCATTCATTCTGATTGTTTTACAACAGTTAGTGACATTACGGCTTATGAATGCAAAAAACTACTTCAGAAGGAACCTGATGTAGTTACTCCAAATGGTTTTGAACTTAATTTCGTTCCTGAAGGTGATGATTACGTAAACAAAAGAAAGGAAGCCCGTTCAAAGCTAATACGTGTAGCTGAAAAATTGTTTGGAAGTCCTGTATCAGAAAATGCCATCTTAATCTCAACAAGTGGCAGATATGAATACAGAAACAAAGGTATTGATATATTTATCGATGCAATGAGTCATATACGCACTTCGGGTGAACTACAACGGGAAATGATTGCATTTATAATGGTTCCGGCCAATGTTTACGACGCACGTGCTGATTTAAAAGAAATACTGGCGCAAGACTATGAAACCAAAGCTCCGCTACAGACACCATTCATCACTCATTGGCTTTACGATATGGAACACGACAAGATCGTAAATCACATTCGTCAGGCTGGCTTTACAAATGCAGCATCCGATAAAATTAAAATTGTATATGTTCCTTGTTATCTTTCTGGTAACGATGGTATATTTAACACAGCCTACTATGATTTGCTCATTGGAATGGATGCCACGATTTACCCTTCATATTACGAACCTTGGGGATATACACCAATGGAAAGCATAGCATTCGGGATTCCAACCATTACGACAAACCTTGCTGGCTTTGGTTTATGGGCAAAGCACTTTGAGTCTGGCAACGATCTGAACGAAGGGGTTCAAGTTATCGAACGGACTGATTTTAATTATTTTGAAGTTGCTGATAGCATAGCAGCCTCTATCCTCTCGCTCTCACATAAAGACAAGAAAGAAAGAAATGAAATTCACAAGCACTGCTTTGACTTATCCAAAGAAGCAACGTGGAACAAATTCATTCTTTATTATGAGAAAGCATTTGATAAATCTCTTGTGAATGCAAACAAAAGAATTGTTAAACATTAG
- a CDS encoding outer membrane protein transport protein — protein sequence MKRIIVLASLFLVIVFNASAEGYQVNLQSSKQAGMGHAGASLKLGAESMHFNPAGLSFMKENISLSAGASAIFGSMKYKSTSGDYKHKTDNPIGTPLYLYAGFKIYDNLAAGVSVTTPYGSSINWGVNWAGSRLVQDISLKSFSIQPTVSYRPFDRLSFGAGLMVMYGDFSLSRALIPAGGLEALRQTPFAPLIKDGLDLLKDIDAASATLAGDAGVKIGYNVGAMYDVSDKITLGVSYRSKVTMKVPEGHATMNYANEAALNQILTVANTYLPADKKIGVPPLDRGTFTAELPLPSNLNVAVSYKPTDRLLLTGEVQFVGWSAYDKLNVQFSQEVLDGYSINAPKMYENTCIYRLGGQFAATNRLDLRLGAYYDESPVPSEFLNPETPSMNKFGLTTGLSFRPLQRLSIDMAFAYVTGFGRDGSYPYDPKDLTKTFGGHYEVNAFNSSLGISYAF from the coding sequence ATGAAGAGAATCATCGTTTTAGCAAGTTTGTTTCTTGTAATTGTATTTAATGCTTCGGCCGAGGGCTATCAGGTCAATTTGCAGAGTTCAAAGCAGGCTGGTATGGGACATGCAGGAGCTTCTTTGAAACTTGGTGCTGAGAGTATGCATTTCAATCCTGCCGGATTAAGTTTTATGAAAGAAAATATAAGCTTGTCAGCCGGAGCCAGTGCTATATTTGGAAGTATGAAGTATAAAAGCACGAGTGGAGATTATAAACATAAGACGGACAATCCAATTGGAACGCCTTTATATTTATATGCAGGCTTTAAGATTTATGATAATTTGGCTGCTGGCGTAAGTGTTACTACTCCTTACGGTAGTTCTATTAATTGGGGAGTCAATTGGGCTGGTTCTCGTTTAGTACAAGACATCTCATTAAAGTCGTTCTCGATTCAACCGACTGTTTCTTATCGTCCATTTGATCGTTTAAGCTTTGGGGCTGGATTGATGGTTATGTATGGTGATTTTTCGCTTAGCCGTGCACTGATTCCTGCCGGAGGACTGGAAGCACTTCGTCAGACTCCCTTTGCACCACTAATTAAAGATGGATTGGATCTTTTAAAAGATATTGATGCCGCCTCAGCTACATTAGCTGGAGATGCCGGAGTTAAAATTGGGTATAATGTAGGAGCAATGTATGATGTTTCTGATAAAATTACTTTAGGGGTTTCTTACCGTTCGAAAGTAACTATGAAGGTTCCCGAAGGGCATGCAACGATGAATTATGCGAATGAGGCCGCTCTAAATCAGATTTTAACAGTTGCGAATACATATCTGCCAGCTGATAAAAAGATTGGTGTTCCTCCTCTCGACAGAGGGACTTTTACTGCGGAACTTCCATTGCCTTCTAATTTGAATGTTGCTGTTAGTTATAAACCAACCGATCGTTTACTTCTTACAGGTGAAGTTCAGTTTGTAGGATGGAGTGCCTACGATAAGTTGAATGTGCAGTTCTCTCAGGAGGTATTAGACGGATATAGTATCAATGCCCCTAAAATGTATGAAAACACCTGCATTTATCGCTTAGGAGGTCAGTTTGCTGCAACCAACCGTTTAGATCTTCGTTTAGGGGCCTATTATGATGAGTCTCCTGTACCAAGTGAATTTCTTAATCCTGAAACTCCTAGTATGAATAAGTTTGGACTTACAACAGGTTTGAGCTTTCGTCCGCTTCAAAGGTTGTCGATCGATATGGCATTTGCGTATGTTACCGGATTTGGTCGTGATGGCTCTTATCCATACGATCCGAAAGATTTAACTAAAACATTTGGAGGGCATTATGAGGTAAATGCCTTTAATTCATCTCTTGGAATTTCTTATGCATTCTGA
- the queC gene encoding 7-cyano-7-deazaguanine synthase QueC, with protein MKKEAAMVCFSGGQDSTTCLFWAKKHFKHVESVCFTYGQKHSAETMVAHSIADNAGIPFQLLDVSLLGQLSSNSLTDSSIEMDTEKPSDSYPNTFVPGRNMVFLTLAAILARSKGIFNLVTGVSEADFSGYPDCRDTFIRSLNVTLNLAMDEQFIIHTPLMDKNKSEVWEMADKLEVFDLIRNQTLTCYNGILADGCGHCPACKLRKEGLENYLKRKNN; from the coding sequence ATGAAAAAAGAAGCCGCAATGGTTTGTTTTTCAGGGGGACAAGATTCCACAACATGCCTTTTCTGGGCTAAAAAACATTTTAAGCATGTAGAATCAGTATGTTTTACGTATGGACAAAAACATTCTGCTGAAACTATGGTTGCGCATAGCATAGCCGATAATGCCGGAATTCCGTTTCAACTTCTGGATGTATCTTTATTAGGACAGCTTTCCAGCAACTCATTAACAGACAGTTCTATCGAAATGGATACAGAAAAGCCCTCCGATAGCTACCCAAATACATTTGTGCCAGGTAGAAACATGGTATTCCTTACATTGGCAGCCATCCTTGCCAGAAGCAAGGGAATCTTTAATCTTGTTACCGGCGTTTCGGAGGCTGACTTTAGTGGATATCCTGACTGTAGAGATACCTTTATCCGATCACTTAATGTAACTCTTAATCTGGCCATGGATGAACAATTTATTATTCACACACCGCTGATGGATAAAAATAAAAGTGAGGTATGGGAAATGGCAGACAAGCTGGAGGTATTTGATCTGATAAGAAATCAGACGCTAACATGCTATAATGGCATTCTTGCCGACGGGTGCGGTCATTGTCCGGCCTGTAAATTAAGAAAAGAAGGATTAGAAAACTATTTAAAACGTAAAAATAACTAG
- the glgP gene encoding alpha-glucan family phosphorylase → MKIKANNANSPVWKDVHSHTVLPEKLEPLREIAYNLWWVWNYEATRLFNKIDSDLWKKTEGNPVLFLQSISYRRMEEIMADQEFLDELKNVHDLLKTYLNEKPNPIHPSVAYFSMEYGLANVLKIYSGGLGVLAGDYLKEASDSNIDMAAVGFLYRYGYFTQTLSMEGQQIANYEAQDFNHLPIAQVNDSDGSPLIIEVPFPGRLVYAQVWKVSVGRVPLYLMDTDINQNSEWDRSITHQLYGGDWENRMKQEYLLGVGGIMMLNKLGIKKQIYHCNEGHAALINAQRLVDYIENDKLTFDQALEVVRASSLYTVHTPVPAGHDYFEEDLFGRYMGEFPAKLGITWQEFIDMGRENPGTHEKFSMSVFALNTCQEANGVSWLHGKVSQKMFAPIWKGYFPDELHVSWVTNGVHMPTWATSEWKQFYAKTFDKNFFKDQSNKSIWNAINKVPDEDIWSIRKTLKNKLVDYIRVQFKENWLKNQGDPSQVVSILDKINPNALLIGFGRRFATYKRAHLLFTDLDRLSKILNNQEHPIQFIYTGKAHPADGGGQGLIKHIVEISRRPEFLGKIIFLENYDMRLARRLISGVDVWLNTPTRPLEASGTSGEKAEMNGVLNFSVLDGWWYEGYKEGAGWALTDKRTYENQQYQDQLDAATIYSILENEIIPTYYAKNSKGYSPEWIQYIKNSISQIAPDYTMKRMLDDYIERFYNKLATRSANLHANNFEKAKEIAAWKEEVDAHWDSFVVDSISYGEELRSSGPVLGHELSINVVLDRKDLKGMLGIELVVAREKKDTNEISFVKAYNFMLTKEEGSKLYFELKIVPSIAGSVKLGLRAFPVNKDLPHRMDFAYVRWIQL, encoded by the coding sequence ATGAAAATCAAAGCGAACAATGCAAATTCACCCGTTTGGAAAGATGTGCATTCACATACGGTGCTACCTGAGAAGCTTGAACCTCTTCGCGAAATAGCATACAATCTTTGGTGGGTTTGGAATTATGAGGCAACAAGACTTTTTAATAAAATAGACAGCGACCTTTGGAAAAAAACCGAAGGGAATCCAGTACTCTTTCTGCAAAGTATTTCTTACAGACGAATGGAAGAAATTATGGCAGATCAGGAATTTCTGGATGAGCTAAAAAATGTACATGATTTATTAAAGACCTATTTGAATGAAAAGCCAAATCCCATCCATCCATCTGTCGCCTATTTCAGTATGGAATATGGATTGGCAAACGTCCTTAAAATTTATTCCGGTGGTTTAGGCGTCTTGGCCGGCGATTATCTAAAAGAAGCCAGTGACAGCAATATAGATATGGCTGCAGTTGGTTTCTTGTATCGTTACGGTTACTTCACGCAGACACTTTCCATGGAGGGGCAGCAGATAGCCAATTACGAAGCTCAGGACTTTAATCACTTGCCAATCGCTCAGGTTAACGATAGCGATGGAAGTCCTCTCATTATCGAAGTACCTTTTCCAGGCCGTTTGGTCTATGCCCAGGTTTGGAAGGTTAGTGTTGGTCGTGTTCCTTTATATCTAATGGATACAGACATCAACCAAAATAGCGAATGGGATCGATCCATTACACATCAACTGTATGGAGGTGATTGGGAAAACAGAATGAAACAAGAATATCTTCTTGGCGTCGGGGGCATAATGATGCTTAATAAGCTTGGCATTAAAAAGCAGATATACCATTGCAACGAAGGACATGCCGCGCTTATTAATGCTCAACGGCTTGTTGACTATATAGAAAATGACAAACTCACTTTTGACCAGGCGCTTGAAGTAGTAAGAGCCTCTTCTCTTTATACTGTACACACACCGGTTCCTGCCGGTCACGACTATTTTGAGGAAGATTTATTTGGTCGTTACATGGGCGAATTTCCTGCTAAATTAGGGATTACCTGGCAGGAGTTTATTGATATGGGACGCGAAAATCCAGGCACGCACGAGAAATTTTCGATGAGCGTTTTTGCTCTTAATACCTGTCAGGAAGCTAATGGTGTTAGCTGGTTGCATGGAAAAGTCTCACAAAAAATGTTTGCGCCGATATGGAAAGGATATTTTCCTGACGAATTACATGTTAGCTGGGTGACCAATGGAGTTCATATGCCAACATGGGCTACTTCAGAATGGAAACAATTTTATGCAAAAACTTTTGATAAAAATTTCTTTAAAGATCAGTCTAATAAGTCTATCTGGAATGCAATTAATAAAGTCCCGGACGAAGATATCTGGAGCATCCGCAAGACTCTTAAAAACAAATTGGTTGATTATATCCGCGTTCAGTTTAAAGAAAACTGGCTAAAAAATCAGGGTGATCCATCTCAAGTCGTTTCGATTCTCGACAAAATTAATCCAAATGCACTTCTTATTGGCTTTGGTCGTCGTTTTGCCACTTACAAACGAGCCCACCTGTTGTTTACTGATTTGGATAGATTGTCTAAGATTCTTAACAATCAAGAACATCCGATTCAGTTTATTTATACTGGAAAAGCACACCCGGCTGATGGTGGAGGACAAGGACTGATTAAACATATTGTTGAAATATCTCGCCGTCCCGAATTTCTTGGAAAAATTATTTTCCTCGAAAATTACGATATGCGTCTGGCCCGTCGCTTGATATCCGGAGTAGATGTATGGCTAAACACCCCTACCCGTCCGTTGGAAGCTTCTGGTACTTCAGGAGAAAAGGCCGAAATGAATGGTGTTCTGAATTTCTCTGTTCTCGATGGCTGGTGGTACGAAGGGTACAAAGAAGGAGCCGGTTGGGCGCTTACAGACAAGCGAACATACGAAAACCAGCAATATCAGGATCAGTTGGATGCTGCAACAATTTACAGTATACTTGAAAACGAAATTATACCAACTTACTATGCAAAAAACAGTAAGGGATATTCGCCCGAATGGATTCAATATATAAAGAACTCCATCTCTCAGATAGCTCCGGACTATACGATGAAGCGAATGCTGGATGATTATATTGAACGATTCTATAATAAACTTGCCACACGCTCGGCCAATTTGCATGCAAACAACTTTGAAAAGGCAAAAGAAATAGCCGCATGGAAAGAAGAAGTAGATGCACATTGGGATAGCTTTGTTGTGGATTCCATATCTTATGGTGAAGAATTACGCTCTTCAGGTCCGGTTCTCGGTCATGAACTAAGTATTAATGTTGTTTTAGACAGAAAAGATCTGAAAGGAATGTTAGGCATCGAACTTGTTGTAGCAAGAGAAAAAAAGGATACAAATGAAATCTCTTTTGTCAAAGCCTACAATTTCATGCTCACTAAAGAAGAAGGCTCCAAACTTTATTTTGAGCTTAAAATAGTGCCAAGTATTGCAGGATCTGTTAAGCTGGGATTAAGGGCATTCCCTGTTAACAAAGACCTTCCTCATCGGATGGATTTTGCTTATGTTCGCTGGATACAACTCTAA
- a CDS encoding DNA polymerase III subunit gamma/tau, with the protein MDNYIVSARKYRPSTFQSVVGQNSLTTTLKNAISSNKLAHAYLFCGPRGVGKTSCARIFAKTINCMNLTPEGEACNECESCKAFNEQRSYNIHELDAASNNSVDDIRSLIEQVRIPPQIGKYKVYIIDEVHMLSPAAFNAFLKTLEEPPYHALFILATTEKHKILPTILSRCQIYDFSRISIADTVAHLQYVASREGVTADLDALNIIAQKSDGGMRDALSIFDQVVSYTGGNITYQTVIDNLNVLDYEYYFRLTDAILGGRVFDILLILNDILNKGFDGQHVITGLASHFRDLLVCRDSEALVLFEVGASIRERYLEMAKRCPDSLLFKAIELSNTCDLNYRASNNKRLLLELTLIQLCQLQGVASGEGADSKKKGVIDSIPQQVPAGNQQHVQSPIQRSSVSQVSAAGHTPQSDFSQKPVSPQDKVQLQVSTVSAPVTKKPGIMPKGISIKSAAEEKPVVEEQRTVKQEEFVSSFRESDLVRYWDSFAELAGEKVYLKNTMINCKPILLDNYIFEVAVHNPGQQQELENSGVDLLPYLRSNLRNTRIQMRIRIIEANEKHLAYTSTEKYDLLALTNPVLLKLKEEFNLILD; encoded by the coding sequence ATGGACAATTATATAGTGTCGGCAAGAAAATACAGACCATCTACTTTTCAGAGTGTCGTTGGTCAAAATTCACTTACTACTACCCTTAAAAATGCAATAAGCAGTAACAAGCTGGCACATGCCTATTTGTTTTGCGGGCCTAGAGGTGTTGGTAAGACTTCCTGCGCCCGTATTTTTGCGAAGACCATAAATTGCATGAATCTTACTCCAGAAGGTGAAGCTTGTAATGAGTGCGAATCATGTAAAGCATTTAATGAACAACGTTCGTATAATATTCATGAGCTAGATGCGGCTTCAAACAATTCGGTAGACGATATTCGTTCGCTTATTGAACAGGTGCGTATTCCGCCACAGATAGGGAAGTATAAGGTTTATATTATTGATGAGGTGCATATGTTATCTCCTGCTGCATTCAACGCTTTTTTAAAGACGCTGGAAGAGCCTCCTTATCATGCGCTTTTTATTTTGGCAACTACCGAAAAGCATAAAATTTTACCTACTATACTTTCCCGTTGTCAGATATATGATTTTTCAAGAATATCAATTGCTGATACAGTGGCACATCTGCAATATGTTGCTTCTCGTGAAGGTGTTACAGCCGACTTGGATGCGTTGAATATTATTGCTCAGAAGTCGGATGGAGGAATGCGGGATGCGCTTTCTATTTTTGATCAGGTTGTAAGCTATACTGGAGGCAATATTACTTATCAGACCGTTATTGATAATCTGAATGTGCTTGATTATGAGTATTATTTCAGACTAACAGATGCCATTCTTGGCGGTAGAGTATTTGATATTTTACTGATACTAAACGATATATTGAATAAAGGATTTGATGGTCAGCATGTAATTACCGGTCTTGCAAGTCATTTCCGGGATTTACTTGTATGCCGTGACTCAGAAGCACTTGTTCTTTTTGAGGTTGGAGCTTCCATTAGAGAACGCTATCTTGAAATGGCAAAACGTTGTCCGGATAGTTTGCTTTTTAAAGCTATTGAGTTGTCAAATACATGCGATCTGAATTACAGAGCCAGCAATAATAAACGTCTTTTGTTGGAGTTGACGCTTATTCAGCTGTGCCAATTACAAGGTGTTGCTTCGGGCGAAGGAGCGGATTCAAAAAAAAAAGGAGTAATTGACTCTATTCCTCAGCAAGTGCCAGCAGGCAATCAGCAGCATGTTCAGTCTCCCATACAACGATCATCCGTTTCGCAGGTGTCTGCAGCAGGGCATACCCCGCAATCTGATTTTTCCCAAAAGCCAGTAAGTCCGCAGGATAAAGTTCAGTTACAGGTTTCGACTGTATCGGCCCCTGTAACCAAGAAACCGGGGATAATGCCAAAGGGTATATCAATTAAATCAGCTGCAGAAGAAAAGCCGGTAGTAGAAGAACAACGCACAGTTAAACAGGAGGAGTTTGTAAGCTCTTTTAGGGAATCTGACCTTGTGCGTTATTGGGATAGTTTTGCTGAGTTGGCCGGAGAGAAGGTGTATTTGAAAAATACGATGATAAACTGCAAGCCGATTCTTCTGGATAATTATATTTTTGAAGTAGCAGTTCACAACCCGGGACAACAACAAGAGTTGGAAAATTCCGGCGTAGATTTATTGCCATATCTTAGAAGTAATTTGCGAAATACACGTATACAAATGCGGATTCGGATAATAGAAGCAAACGAAAAACACTTGGCTTATACTTCAACAGAAAAGTATGATCTGCTTGCTTTAACAAATCCAGTGTTGCTAAAATTAAAAGAAGAGTTTAATTTGATTCTTGACTAA